A stretch of the Filimonas lacunae genome encodes the following:
- a CDS encoding LamG-like jellyroll fold domain-containing protein: protein MPDQMNARGIRKWICCLVIYGTCALLFFPRLSAQSIDLNNGLVGYYPFNGNANDASGNGNNGTVSGAVLTTDRFGVANGAYSFNGYSSYIALPFTQLFQFKPTDAYSLSVWVQVASSSGVRSVLVKSDNTTPYQNSRWNYGICITDNYQVSVGYHDNLVLRSDGSLTTNAACWDLITYTYDNGKWQLYVNGTLVKQDNSQTKFSLIDNNSVIVFGKKGLSNGDYFSGKIDEARIYNRVLTADEAKYLYTQGTPCAVQNTAASFTLTDTVCKNTAVTAVNTSQNASSYYWNFNTASIQTQPLANNLGNIDNTFRMPVFSDLAEDNGNYYVFVNGHVPGELVRLDFGNSLLNTPTATLLGTLNNVLKKEMEGIQIIKNEGKWYGFIVGGNTDSGPSYLIKIEFGANLNNPSPVATNLGNGGGLNFPIDLHIFKEGNVWYGLTVNAKDNSVTRFNFTNSFDNLPGATNLGVFNGNLNVPTGIFCIKQNNQWYAFVTNDATSNGVTRLSFGNSITNTPTATTFTNQPLFTHMRDITMMVYCDGIVGFALNGDKDELLRLDFGNDITSTPQVTSYGNTGNLNFPHSLSRIFRVGGDLYSFITNVDNNTITRVRFAASNTVSGATSTLASPAAVSYTSAGNYNVNLVIDEGLPTQSSYCKNITVLDVPDKVPLLDTAVCLDSVVLRSRFVSNNTWSDGSKLDSLVIKASGTYWVNMNVYGCAARDSFVYRMENAADIDMGSDTAFCRGGQLEYHFQLPNTTYQWQDGSTSGDYIINQPGVYKLVVTNDGGCTKSDSVTVSVIELPVVQLMADTTICNKDQVQLRADVLQYTDSVRWRMDAGLVQISSVNPIVTPSGTTRYKLTAYNRFCAAADSLLITVLDIPVLTVSKDTEICKGMVVPLQASGAVSYNWWPDEALTNATAASQQIQPDTTITMYVKGKGPNGCAALDSIRVEVVNLPIVKLMADTAICEDAGFYIWALQLQFTDSIRWSPATNLSSTVVKMPAAKPASDMVYTAVVYNRFCAASDEVTVNVNRKPLLQVTNDTAICIGDVLPLSASGAAVYNWWPKTYLSDATISNPVASPSNTIRYYVTGTGGNGCSRMDSVQVVVQEPAVFSITPTSAIICEGDSITLSVSGGDAYQWLFTQSGVDATQASIYFAPALSGTYAVIGYDNVCHREDTLTVPVTIYALPVLAISKSNDIDCVKGDARLQVTGASYYHWYPAATLSDSTSYQPLARTDSSIMYHVQATSNQGCMAEDSIMVYVLKNNFNAYPIATGFTPNGDGLNDCFRVNQWGFIHKLELVIYNRLGERVFASNDPYACWDGTYKGEKQLPGTYIYTIKAETLCGPVVRNGTVVLLR, encoded by the coding sequence ATGCCTGATCAAATGAATGCACGGGGCATTCGTAAATGGATATGCTGCTTAGTTATTTATGGTACCTGTGCATTGTTATTCTTTCCCCGTTTATCTGCCCAATCCATCGACCTTAATAATGGGTTAGTGGGTTATTATCCTTTTAATGGTAATGCCAATGACGCTTCCGGAAATGGTAATAACGGAACGGTAAGCGGCGCTGTGCTTACTACCGACCGTTTTGGCGTTGCCAATGGTGCTTATAGCTTTAACGGTTACAGTTCGTACATTGCCTTACCCTTTACACAGCTTTTTCAGTTTAAACCAACAGATGCTTATAGTTTATCGGTATGGGTGCAGGTGGCCTCCAGCAGTGGCGTTCGCTCTGTGTTGGTGAAAAGTGACAATACAACACCTTATCAAAACTCGCGTTGGAATTATGGTATTTGTATTACGGATAATTACCAGGTTTCTGTAGGATATCACGATAACCTGGTATTAAGGAGTGATGGCTCTTTAACTACAAATGCTGCGTGTTGGGATTTAATTACGTATACCTACGATAATGGAAAGTGGCAGCTGTATGTTAACGGTACGCTGGTAAAGCAGGATAACTCGCAAACCAAATTTTCTTTAATAGATAACAACTCTGTCATTGTATTTGGGAAAAAAGGCTTGTCGAATGGTGATTATTTTTCGGGTAAAATAGATGAAGCGCGTATTTATAACCGGGTATTAACGGCAGATGAAGCGAAGTATTTATACACGCAAGGCACGCCATGTGCGGTTCAAAACACCGCAGCTAGCTTCACGTTAACCGATACGGTGTGTAAAAACACAGCGGTAACTGCGGTAAACACCTCGCAAAATGCATCTTCTTACTATTGGAATTTCAATACAGCTTCTATTCAAACACAACCATTAGCCAACAACCTTGGTAATATTGATAATACGTTTCGTATGCCTGTTTTTTCAGATCTGGCAGAAGACAATGGAAACTATTATGTATTTGTAAACGGCCATGTACCGGGCGAACTGGTAAGACTGGATTTTGGCAATAGTTTGCTGAATACGCCTACTGCTACTTTGCTGGGTACATTGAATAATGTGCTTAAAAAGGAAATGGAGGGCATACAAATTATCAAAAATGAAGGGAAGTGGTATGGCTTTATTGTAGGGGGCAATACTGACAGTGGGCCTTCTTATTTGATTAAGATAGAGTTTGGGGCTAATCTGAATAATCCTAGCCCGGTAGCTACCAATTTAGGCAATGGTGGTGGACTTAATTTCCCTATTGACCTGCATATTTTTAAAGAGGGCAATGTATGGTATGGCTTAACGGTGAATGCTAAGGATAACTCTGTAACCCGTTTTAACTTTACCAATAGCTTTGATAACCTTCCTGGCGCTACCAACCTGGGAGTTTTCAATGGCAACCTGAATGTGCCCACCGGTATTTTTTGTATTAAACAGAATAACCAGTGGTATGCCTTTGTAACCAACGATGCCACCAGCAACGGTGTAACCCGGTTAAGCTTTGGCAACTCCATTACAAATACGCCTACTGCTACCACTTTTACTAACCAGCCTTTATTCACCCATATGCGTGACATTACCATGATGGTATATTGCGATGGGATAGTGGGTTTTGCGCTGAATGGTGATAAAGATGAACTGTTACGGTTGGATTTTGGCAATGATATTACCAGCACGCCACAGGTAACCAGTTACGGGAATACCGGCAATCTGAATTTTCCACATTCCTTATCACGAATATTTCGGGTAGGGGGCGATTTGTATTCTTTTATCACCAATGTAGATAACAATACTATCACACGGGTACGATTCGCCGCTTCCAATACGGTAAGCGGCGCTACTTCTACACTGGCCAGCCCGGCGGCGGTTTCTTATACAAGTGCGGGCAACTATAATGTAAACCTGGTAATAGACGAAGGGCTGCCTACACAAAGTTCTTATTGTAAAAACATTACTGTGTTGGATGTACCGGATAAAGTACCATTGCTGGATACCGCAGTTTGTTTGGATAGTGTGGTGCTACGGTCGCGTTTTGTCAGCAATAACACCTGGAGTGATGGCAGTAAACTGGATAGCCTGGTGATAAAAGCTTCGGGCACTTACTGGGTAAATATGAATGTATATGGTTGTGCCGCCCGGGACAGCTTTGTGTACAGGATGGAAAATGCAGCAGATATAGATATGGGGAGCGATACTGCTTTTTGCCGGGGCGGTCAGCTGGAATATCATTTTCAATTACCCAATACTACCTATCAATGGCAGGATGGCAGCACTTCGGGAGATTATATAATTAACCAGCCGGGTGTATATAAACTGGTGGTCACCAATGATGGGGGATGCACTAAAAGCGACTCGGTTACTGTTTCGGTGATTGAATTACCAGTGGTGCAGTTAATGGCCGATACCACCATTTGTAATAAAGATCAGGTGCAGCTAAGGGCAGATGTGTTGCAATATACGGATAGTGTACGGTGGCGGATGGATGCTGGTTTGGTGCAGATATCGTCGGTCAATCCTATCGTTACTCCTTCCGGTACCACACGATATAAACTAACTGCTTATAATCGTTTTTGTGCGGCAGCAGATTCGTTGTTAATTACCGTGCTGGATATTCCGGTGTTGACCGTTAGCAAGGACACTGAAATTTGTAAAGGAATGGTTGTGCCTTTGCAGGCGTCGGGTGCTGTATCTTATAATTGGTGGCCCGATGAGGCTTTGACCAATGCCACAGCTGCCAGCCAGCAGATACAACCGGATACTACTATTACCATGTATGTAAAAGGAAAAGGCCCTAATGGATGTGCGGCATTGGACTCAATACGGGTGGAAGTGGTGAATTTGCCAATAGTGAAACTGATGGCTGATACTGCGATATGTGAAGATGCTGGCTTTTACATTTGGGCGCTGCAGCTACAGTTTACAGATAGCATACGCTGGAGCCCAGCTACCAATTTATCCAGTACCGTGGTGAAGATGCCGGCAGCGAAGCCCGCTAGCGATATGGTATATACGGCTGTGGTATATAATCGTTTCTGCGCTGCTTCTGATGAGGTTACCGTCAACGTCAATAGAAAACCCTTATTGCAGGTAACCAATGATACGGCTATTTGCATAGGAGATGTATTGCCACTGTCGGCTTCCGGGGCAGCGGTGTATAACTGGTGGCCGAAAACTTATCTCTCTGATGCAACCATCAGCAATCCTGTAGCGTCGCCTTCTAATACGATACGTTATTATGTAACAGGTACAGGGGGCAATGGCTGTTCCCGTATGGATTCAGTACAGGTGGTAGTGCAGGAGCCGGCTGTTTTTTCCATCACCCCAACATCTGCCATCATTTGTGAAGGAGATAGTATTACGCTGAGCGTTTCGGGTGGAGATGCTTATCAGTGGTTGTTTACTCAAAGTGGAGTGGATGCAACGCAGGCCAGTATATATTTTGCACCTGCCTTATCCGGCACTTATGCTGTTATTGGATATGATAATGTTTGCCACAGGGAGGATACATTGACTGTACCCGTTACCATATATGCTTTACCTGTGCTAGCCATTTCCAAATCGAACGATATAGATTGTGTGAAGGGGGATGCCCGCTTGCAGGTAACCGGTGCTTCTTATTACCACTGGTATCCTGCAGCAACGTTAAGTGATTCTACCAGCTACCAGCCATTAGCACGTACAGATAGCAGCATCATGTATCATGTGCAGGCAACCAGTAACCAGGGGTGTATGGCAGAGGATAGCATTATGGTATATGTGCTGAAAAATAATTTTAATGCTTATCCTATTGCCACTGGTTTTACGCCCAACGGCGATGGTTTAAATGATTGTTTTCGCGTAAACCAGTGGGGCTTTATTCATAAGTTGGAGCTGGTTATTTATAACAGGCTGGGAGAACGTGTATTTGCCTCTAACGATCCTTATGCCTGTTGGGATGGTACCTATAAGGGGGAGAAACAATTACCCGGCACTTATATATATACTATTAAGGCAGAAACTTTGTGTGGGCCAGTGGTAAGAAACGGAACGGTGGTGCTGTTACGATAA
- a CDS encoding peptide chain release factor 3, whose protein sequence is MKYEKEINRRKTFAIISHPDAGKTTLTEKFLLFGGAIQTAGAVKSNKIKKHATSDFMEIERQRGISVATSVMTFEYNDTLINLLDTPGHKDFAEDTYRTLTAVDSVVLVVDSVNGVEDQTRRLMEVCRMRDTPVIVFINKMDRDGKNRFDLLEEIENELHISLHPMTWPINSGKDFKGVYNLYDKTLQLFTANTKAEDDEDKVVIEDLSTSILDEKIGDKDAAQLREDVELVEGVYGDLKVQDYLDGKIAPVFFGSAINNFGVKEMLDTFIQIAPVPRSRETTKRTVDVGEEKFSGFIFKIHANLDPKHRDRIAFLRVCTGRFERNKYYHHVRLDKDIRFSNPYSFLARSKDVIEDAYPGDVVGLFDTGNFKIGDTLTEGEDYYFTGIPSFSPEIFKELVNKDPMKTKQLEKGISQLTDEGVAQLFTQFGGNKKIIGCVGELQFEVIQYRLLQEYGAACEFRPLPFYKACWLTSNDTKKLEEFLRFKQANSAEDKDGNPVYLAQSEWFLNTEIQNNPEITFHFTSEIHK, encoded by the coding sequence ATGAAATACGAAAAGGAAATTAACCGTCGCAAAACGTTTGCTATTATATCTCACCCGGATGCAGGTAAGACAACATTAACAGAAAAATTCCTGTTATTTGGTGGTGCTATTCAAACCGCCGGTGCCGTTAAAAGCAATAAAATAAAGAAACACGCTACCAGTGACTTCATGGAAATTGAAAGACAAAGAGGTATCTCGGTAGCGACTTCGGTAATGACCTTTGAGTATAACGATACGTTGATAAACCTGCTGGATACCCCGGGTCACAAAGACTTTGCGGAGGATACTTACCGTACCCTTACCGCTGTGGACAGTGTGGTACTGGTAGTGGATAGTGTAAATGGTGTGGAAGACCAGACCCGCCGCCTGATGGAAGTGTGTCGCATGCGTGATACTCCGGTGATTGTGTTTATCAATAAAATGGACCGTGACGGTAAAAACCGTTTTGATTTGCTGGAAGAAATTGAAAACGAACTACATATCTCTTTACACCCGATGACCTGGCCTATTAACAGCGGTAAGGATTTTAAAGGGGTGTATAACCTGTACGATAAAACCCTGCAGTTGTTTACTGCTAACACCAAGGCGGAAGACGACGAGGACAAAGTGGTGATAGAAGATTTGAGTACGTCTATACTGGATGAAAAGATAGGCGATAAAGATGCTGCCCAGCTAAGGGAAGATGTGGAGTTGGTAGAAGGCGTGTACGGCGATTTAAAAGTGCAGGATTACCTGGATGGTAAAATTGCCCCGGTGTTTTTTGGTAGCGCCATCAATAACTTTGGTGTGAAAGAAATGCTCGACACGTTTATCCAGATTGCCCCAGTGCCCCGCAGTCGCGAAACCACCAAGCGTACGGTGGATGTAGGGGAGGAAAAGTTCAGTGGGTTTATTTTTAAAATTCACGCCAACCTCGATCCTAAACACCGCGACCGTATTGCGTTTTTACGGGTGTGTACCGGCAGGTTTGAGCGCAACAAGTATTACCACCATGTAAGGTTGGATAAAGATATCCGTTTCAGCAACCCTTATTCATTTCTGGCGCGTAGCAAAGATGTAATTGAAGATGCTTATCCAGGGGATGTGGTAGGTTTGTTTGACACCGGAAACTTTAAAATAGGGGATACTTTAACGGAAGGAGAAGACTATTACTTTACAGGTATTCCATCTTTCTCACCTGAAATATTTAAAGAGCTGGTGAATAAAGACCCAATGAAAACCAAACAGTTAGAAAAGGGTATTAGTCAGCTTACGGATGAAGGTGTTGCGCAGCTGTTTACGCAGTTTGGTGGTAACAAAAAGATTATTGGTTGTGTGGGTGAACTACAATTTGAGGTAATTCAGTACCGTTTGTTGCAGGAATATGGCGCTGCGTGTGAGTTTAGACCATTACCTTTTTACAAAGCGTGTTGGTTAACCAGTAATGATACCAAAAAGCTGGAAGAATTTTTACGCTTTAAGCAGGCCAACTCGGCAGAAGACAAAGACGGTAATCCCGTTTATCTGGCGCAGAGTGAATGGTTCTTAAACACTGAAATTCAGAACAATCCGGAGATTACTTTCCATTTTACCAGTGAAATACATAAATAA
- a CDS encoding SusD/RagB family nutrient-binding outer membrane lipoprotein, translated as MKSLLKIQWIAVIAAMGIMACKKGLDINNDPTKPTTATLESLITGAEKKSLDIIYGNAVNGKIGMLYAQYWSQGQKETDSRYQLDETSNSTIWSLYQSALGNLNEILRINAENPESGSPNQVAIANILSVWIYQVLADCYGNVPYSQALAGLDDFTPVYDDAATIYDSLVKKLDAQVALLDTAAGGFRSGELIYNSDVAQWKKLANSLKLRIGLRMLGGTEVNAAKAKTIIEAAATAGVLNGTDDDALFPYLASVGDQFPFNEQSGTGISNEFVASETLVKYMQSVNDPRLPVYVRPSSDDKAYVGKPYGINASDNQYNLSKLSFPGARAYDPTLPGIIMTSAEVEFALAEAAARNYAVSGTAAEHYEKGIRYSFAFWGLSDDSATSYLARMPYVANDWRNVIGVQKWLALYMQGLQAWFERNRLDFSMPGGEDLFVAPVAGSLDATAPFLPTRLTYPVSEANINRVNYTDAGKAIGGDTKGTKLWWMQ; from the coding sequence ATGAAATCACTTCTGAAAATACAATGGATAGCTGTTATTGCTGCAATGGGAATAATGGCCTGTAAAAAGGGGCTGGATATTAATAATGATCCTACCAAACCTACTACTGCCACACTGGAATCGTTAATTACCGGGGCGGAGAAAAAGTCGCTGGACATTATCTATGGCAATGCGGTGAATGGGAAGATAGGGATGTTGTATGCGCAATACTGGTCGCAGGGACAAAAAGAAACCGATAGCCGATATCAACTGGACGAGACCTCTAACAGCACCATATGGAGTTTATATCAAAGCGCTTTAGGTAACCTGAATGAAATATTACGCATCAATGCGGAGAATCCCGAATCTGGTTCGCCCAACCAGGTGGCTATTGCCAATATATTAAGTGTATGGATTTACCAGGTGCTGGCTGATTGTTATGGCAACGTACCTTATAGCCAGGCGCTGGCGGGGCTGGATGATTTTACACCGGTGTATGATGATGCGGCTACCATTTATGATAGCCTGGTGAAAAAACTGGATGCACAGGTGGCATTGCTGGATACGGCAGCAGGGGGCTTTAGAAGTGGGGAGTTGATTTATAATAGCGATGTGGCTCAGTGGAAAAAGCTGGCCAACAGCCTGAAACTGCGTATAGGGCTGCGCATGCTGGGTGGTACGGAAGTAAATGCCGCCAAGGCAAAAACTATTATTGAAGCAGCGGCTACTGCCGGGGTGCTGAATGGAACGGATGATGATGCTTTGTTTCCTTACCTGGCATCTGTTGGCGACCAGTTTCCTTTTAACGAACAGTCCGGCACAGGAATCTCTAACGAGTTTGTGGCCAGTGAAACACTGGTAAAATATATGCAATCGGTAAACGACCCGCGTTTGCCTGTTTATGTGCGACCTTCTTCAGATGATAAGGCTTATGTGGGCAAGCCTTATGGCATTAATGCTTCTGATAACCAGTATAATTTGAGCAAGCTATCATTTCCGGGCGCACGTGCTTACGACCCTACTTTGCCGGGCATTATTATGACCAGTGCTGAGGTGGAGTTTGCACTGGCGGAAGCGGCTGCCCGCAACTATGCGGTGAGTGGCACGGCGGCAGAGCATTACGAAAAGGGGATCCGCTACAGTTTTGCATTTTGGGGGTTGTCTGATGACAGTGCCACCAGCTACCTGGCAAGAATGCCTTATGTTGCTAACGACTGGCGTAATGTGATTGGTGTGCAAAAATGGCTGGCTTTATACATGCAAGGGCTGCAGGCCTGGTTTGAAAGAAACCGGCTGGATTTTTCAATGCCAGGCGGGGAGGATTTGTTTGTAGCACCCGTAGCGGGCTCACTGGATGCTACTGCTCCTTTTTTACCCACCCGGCTTACCTATCCGGTATCTGAGGCTAACATTAACCGGGTAAACTATACCGATGCGGGTAAGGCCATTGGGGGAGATACTAAGGGTACCAAGTTGTGGTGGATGCAGTAA
- a CDS encoding menaquinone biosynthetic enzyme MqnA/MqnD family protein, protein MEKIKVGSVSYLNARPLLYGLQRSEELMLQMELIEEFPSKIGGMLIDGSIDVGLVPVAVIPKMKEWHIITDFCIGATGDVASVCLFSEVPIEQIDTVLLDYQSRTSVNLCKVLLKHHWKIQPRIVETTGEDYRSQITGTTAGVVIGDRALEQRLVSSYIYDLATEWRIMTGLPFMFAAWIANKPLPPAFVDAFNQANSIGFEHLQEIIAANPFKAYDLHTYYTENISYDLTEEKRKGLLLFVEYLQKMEVLKPVM, encoded by the coding sequence TTGGAGAAGATTAAAGTGGGGAGTGTAAGCTATTTGAATGCGAGGCCCCTTTTGTACGGATTACAACGGTCGGAAGAGCTGATGCTGCAGATGGAGCTGATAGAGGAATTTCCATCGAAAATAGGCGGAATGCTGATAGATGGCAGTATTGATGTGGGTTTGGTGCCGGTGGCCGTCATTCCTAAAATGAAGGAATGGCACATTATTACCGATTTCTGCATTGGTGCAACGGGGGATGTGGCTTCTGTTTGCCTGTTCAGCGAGGTGCCTATAGAGCAGATTGACACTGTTTTGCTCGATTACCAGAGCCGCACTTCAGTAAACCTGTGCAAGGTGTTACTGAAACATCACTGGAAAATACAGCCACGTATTGTAGAAACCACGGGGGAAGACTACCGCAGCCAGATCACCGGCACAACAGCAGGGGTGGTTATTGGCGACAGAGCCCTGGAGCAACGACTGGTAAGCTCTTATATATATGATCTGGCTACGGAATGGCGCATAATGACCGGCCTGCCATTTATGTTTGCTGCCTGGATTGCCAATAAACCATTGCCGCCGGCTTTTGTAGACGCTTTTAACCAGGCCAATTCCATCGGATTTGAACATTTACAGGAAATAATAGCTGCTAACCCCTTCAAAGCGTACGACTTACATACATATTATACCGAGAATATCAGTTACGATTTAACGGAGGAAAAACGTAAAGGGTTGCTTTTATTTGTGGAATACCTGCAAAAAATGGAAGTGCTGAAGCCGGTTATGTAA
- the purB gene encoding adenylosuccinate lyase yields MRAKLTGQNKKTQNINMELNNLTAISPVDGRYRRQVAFLDNYFSEFALIKYRVITEIEYFLFLSDKRFFKLTAKAKQQLREVAENFSLENAQQIKEIESVTNHDVKAVEYFLKEQLEKVGAAEATEWIHFGLTSQDINNTSIPLSWKHCMEQEYLPAIINLRQSLQQLATDWKEIPMLARTHGQPASPTRLGKEFMVFVERLTNQVELFSYIPYAAKFGGATGNFNAHHIAFPKKDWIALGNEFVEEILGLQRMQFTTQIEHYDNLAAHLDAIKRINNILIDLCRDIWTYISMDYFKQKVKKGEVGSSAMPHKVNPIDFENAEGNLGMANALLEHLSAKLPISRLQRDLTDSTVLRNLGTPVAHTIIALTSLTKGLGKLVLNEAKLKADLENNWAVVAEAIQTVLRRENFPKPYEALKELTRGKSAITKADIHAFIGTLKVSADVKKELKAITPHNYTGVVAAY; encoded by the coding sequence TTGCGTGCAAAATTAACCGGACAGAATAAGAAAACTCAAAACATTAACATGGAGTTAAACAATCTTACAGCTATTTCCCCTGTGGACGGACGCTATCGCAGGCAAGTTGCCTTTTTAGACAACTACTTTTCTGAATTTGCTTTAATCAAATACAGGGTAATTACTGAAATTGAATATTTTCTGTTTCTGTCCGACAAACGCTTTTTCAAGCTTACTGCCAAAGCTAAACAACAATTACGCGAAGTTGCAGAGAATTTTAGCCTGGAAAACGCGCAACAGATTAAGGAAATTGAATCTGTAACCAACCACGACGTAAAAGCAGTAGAATACTTTTTGAAGGAGCAACTGGAAAAAGTAGGTGCAGCAGAAGCTACCGAGTGGATACACTTTGGCCTTACCTCACAGGATATCAACAATACTTCTATCCCGCTGAGCTGGAAACATTGCATGGAGCAGGAATACCTGCCAGCCATCATTAACCTGCGTCAGAGCCTGCAACAGCTGGCTACCGATTGGAAAGAAATTCCGATGCTGGCCCGCACACACGGACAACCTGCTTCTCCTACCCGCCTGGGTAAAGAATTTATGGTGTTTGTGGAGCGCCTGACCAACCAGGTAGAGCTGTTCTCTTACATCCCTTACGCTGCCAAGTTTGGCGGCGCAACCGGCAACTTCAACGCCCACCACATCGCTTTCCCTAAAAAGGACTGGATTGCATTGGGTAACGAATTTGTAGAGGAAATACTGGGCCTGCAACGCATGCAGTTTACCACCCAGATTGAGCATTACGATAACCTGGCTGCCCACCTGGACGCTATTAAAAGGATCAACAATATCTTAATTGACCTTTGCCGCGACATCTGGACATACATCAGCATGGATTACTTTAAACAAAAAGTAAAGAAAGGCGAAGTAGGTTCATCTGCCATGCCCCACAAGGTAAACCCTATCGATTTTGAAAACGCAGAAGGCAACCTTGGTATGGCTAACGCACTGTTAGAGCATTTATCGGCCAAACTGCCTATCAGCCGCCTGCAAAGAGACTTAACCGATTCTACCGTGTTAAGGAACCTTGGCACACCGGTAGCACACACTATTATTGCGCTTACCTCCTTAACCAAGGGCCTTGGCAAACTGGTACTGAACGAAGCGAAGCTGAAAGCTGACCTGGAAAATAACTGGGCAGTAGTAGCAGAAGCCATTCAAACCGTGCTGCGTCGCGAAAACTTTCCGAAGCCTTACGAAGCGCTGAAAGAGTTAACCCGCGGTAAATCAGCTATTACCAAAGCAGATATTCACGCTTTCATCGGCACTTTGAAAGTAAGCGCCGATGTGAAAAAAGAGCTGAAAGCCATTACGCCGCATAACTACACCGGTGTGGTTGCAGCTTACTAG